A stretch of DNA from Candidatus Spechtbacterales bacterium:
CTTGATGATCTTTATAAAATGACAAAAGAGTCGTTTACCGTTGTGGCTTTAATCAGAGACGATGAAAAAAGCCTGGCTCCTCAAATAACCGAGATTATACGCGAGAATGATCGGCTTTTAGTAGAGGCCAGCCCCGAGATATTGCAGGAATTGGTTGCTGTTACAAAACTTGAATTTAACGAGAGTAAAGAACTGGACGAAAAAGCGCAAGAGCAGACAGTGGAGGAAGAGGATAAAGAAATGAAGGATGTAGAGGGGGTGGTTGTGCCCGAATCATCTCTTTTGGGACAAACAGCAAAGGACACGTTGCTTAGAAGCGGATACAATGTTAATTTACTTGCTGTTTCCAGAAAGGGAGAACAGATTTCTGAGGAAATAGAAGATGTTAGGTTTCAGGCGGGTGATGTACTGCTTTTGAGAGGACATAACGAACATTTACAAAATGCTTTGAGCGGTTTGGGACTTTTACCTCTTGCTGAACGCGAACTTCCTGTTGGGCAGCCACGTCGTGTTTTTGCGGCAGTCTCTATATTTATGGCAGCTATAGGTCTTTCAACCGCGGGAATAGTTCCTGTGGATATAGCTTTTGCATTGGCAGCTATGGCAATGATTATGACAGGTTTGATTTCTTTGAGACAGGCATATGGGAGTATTGAGTGGCCGATAGTTGTTTTGTTGGGCGCGGTTATACCGCTTGGCCTTGCTTCAGAAAGCAGTGGCGCGGCACAGGTAATAAGTGATTCAATAGTTGGCTTTATGGAGCTTAGTTTTATAACGCCTGTTGTGATGTTAATTACTTTAGTAGTTGCAAGTATAACACTTTCTAGTCTTGTAAATAATGTGGGTGTGGCAGTACTGATGGCTCCGATAGCTATACTGCTGGCACAGGAACTGGGGGCATCTCCCGACCCGTTTTTAATGGCAGTTGCGGTAGGTACTTCGTGTTCCTTTATGACACCGGTAGGACATCAGGTCAACGCTCTTATTATGCGCCCCGGGGGTTATAAATTTGGGGATTACTGGAGAATGGGATTGGCACTTAATATAATAGTTCTTGTAATATCTGTTCCTTTGATACTTAAGTTTTGGCCGATGTTTTAAGAATATTTTGTACACGTAATTTTGATATGTTTATATAAAAATATAAAATATAATACCTTTGTATATTATGACAACTAAAAAAATTATTCTAAGCATTGTTTCCTTGTTAGTACTTGCGGGACTGGTATGGGCCGGTATTTTTTGGTGGAACAATTTACGCGGTGTAGGTCCGGCAATTAAGTCGCCTTCAGGTGATATTGTTGAAATAATAGAAAACAACAATAAGAACGTACCCGGGGAAAACGCAACAGATTTTCCACTTACCCTGCCCGATAATTTTAAAATTGAGGTATTCGCAGAAAACCTTCCCGGAGCGCGTGTCATTGTTCGTGACGGACAAGGTAATTTTTGGGTTAGTCAGACAAAGCAGGGGATAATCTCGCTTTTAACAGTTGAAGACGG
This window harbors:
- a CDS encoding SLC13 family permease → MLELEPVYQQLVLLGAVVFALVFWVWGKWRYDVVAVLALLIISITGVIPFEETFVGFSHPAVIIVVAVLVISRGLLNSGAVDIITTKLPLDGKGKVFQVFSLTTLTALLSAFIYNIGALALLMPIAIRLARKSNISPGLFLMPMAFGAHLGGFLTLIGNAPNIIVSTFRTEAGLEPFGMFDFAYAGFWIVLGGLIFISFLGWRFIPNTKEPALKKEEPAEVQNYTTELLVTPKSKLVDKPLDDLYKMTKESFTVVALIRDDEKSLAPQITEIIRENDRLLVEASPEILQELVAVTKLEFNESKELDEKAQEQTVEEEDKEMKDVEGVVVPESSLLGQTAKDTLLRSGYNVNLLAVSRKGEQISEEIEDVRFQAGDVLLLRGHNEHLQNALSGLGLLPLAERELPVGQPRRVFAAVSIFMAAIGLSTAGIVPVDIAFALAAMAMIMTGLISLRQAYGSIEWPIVVLLGAVIPLGLASESSGAAQVISDSIVGFMELSFITPVVMLITLVVASITLSSLVNNVGVAVLMAPIAILLAQELGASPDPFLMAVAVGTSCSFMTPVGHQVNALIMRPGGYKFGDYWRMGLALNIIVLVISVPLILKFWPMF